A genome region from Syntrophaceae bacterium includes the following:
- the queF gene encoding NADPH-dependent 7-cyano-7-deazaguanine reductase QueF has translation MTVPPYRDTYDPGLLQPVPRTPHRMELGIGDSLPFSGADIWTAYELSWLDPKGKPQVAMATFVVPADTPNLVESKSLKLYLNSFNQTPVASPEDLRETLRRDLGGACGAPVGVEIRLPEDFGDERIEELDGESIDAIDVETRDYSPNPGHLRTGPAPAEETLVSNLLKTNCPLTGQPDWAGIQIRYSGPRIDRAGLLRYLVSFRRHGGFHEHCTERIFMDILRRCRPARLTVYARYTRRGGLDINPFRTNCGEKVPRNVRTARQ, from the coding sequence ATGACCGTTCCGCCCTACAGGGACACCTACGACCCGGGGCTTCTGCAGCCGGTGCCGCGGACGCCGCACCGCATGGAGCTCGGCATCGGGGACTCCCTGCCCTTTAGCGGCGCGGACATCTGGACGGCCTACGAGCTGTCGTGGCTCGACCCCAAGGGCAAGCCGCAGGTGGCCATGGCGACGTTCGTCGTGCCCGCCGACACGCCGAACCTCGTCGAATCGAAGTCCCTCAAGCTCTACCTCAACTCGTTCAACCAGACGCCCGTCGCGTCCCCGGAGGACCTGCGGGAGACCCTGCGCCGGGACCTGGGGGGCGCCTGCGGCGCGCCCGTCGGCGTGGAGATCCGGCTGCCCGAGGATTTCGGCGACGAGCGGATCGAGGAGCTGGACGGGGAGAGCATCGACGCGATCGACGTGGAGACCCGGGATTACAGCCCGAACCCCGGCCATCTCCGGACGGGGCCGGCGCCCGCCGAGGAGACGCTCGTCTCGAATCTCCTGAAGACCAACTGCCCCCTGACGGGCCAGCCGGACTGGGCCGGCATCCAGATCCGCTACAGCGGGCCCCGGATCGACCGGGCGGGCCTTCTGCGGTACCTCGTCTCCTTCCGGCGGCACGGCGGGTTTCACGAGCATTGCACCGAGCGCATCTTCATGGACATCCTGCGCCGCTGCCGCCCGGCGCGTCTCACGGTCTACGCCCGCTACACGCGGCGCGGCGGCCTCGACATCAACCCCTTCCGGACGAACTGCGGCGAAAAGGTGCCGCGCAACGTGCGGACGGCCAGGCAGTGA
- a CDS encoding dihydrodipicolinate synthase family protein, giving the protein MGSVAAKRKNLQQLLFPRGIPPLWCPPLTHFDAARRIDLKRMEAHLAWMMPHVKGYLVPGSTGDGWDLDDAETDTVVRFAVERARQKGVALLLGALRKKTVDVAALIDSYLDILKRMTGKADPLAALIAAGVSGFTVCPPAGKDLDQATIGAALEIILDRGLPVALYQLPQVTGNETAPETFARLAARYPNLILFKDSSGADRIALSGVDAGGVFLVRGAEGDYARWLRPGGGAYDGFLLSTANSFPAGLLGVVNGIREGRLDEAARISAAISGAVAEVFALVAEIPCGNAFTNANKAIEHFMAFGPKAAGREGPMLHGGIRIPAGIIAATGESLRRHGLMPERGYLE; this is encoded by the coding sequence ATGGGCAGCGTTGCCGCGAAAAGAAAAAATCTCCAGCAGCTTCTCTTCCCGCGCGGGATCCCGCCGCTGTGGTGCCCGCCGCTGACGCACTTCGACGCCGCGCGCCGGATCGACTTGAAGCGGATGGAGGCCCACCTGGCGTGGATGATGCCCCACGTCAAGGGATACCTCGTCCCCGGCTCGACGGGCGACGGCTGGGACCTCGACGACGCCGAGACGGACACCGTCGTCCGGTTCGCCGTCGAAAGGGCGCGGCAGAAGGGGGTAGCCCTGCTGCTGGGCGCCCTCCGGAAGAAGACGGTGGACGTGGCGGCCCTGATCGACAGCTACCTCGACATCTTGAAGCGGATGACGGGCAAGGCCGATCCCCTGGCGGCCCTGATTGCCGCCGGGGTCAGCGGGTTCACCGTCTGCCCCCCCGCCGGGAAGGACCTCGACCAGGCAACGATCGGCGCGGCCCTCGAAATCATCCTGGACAGGGGACTGCCGGTGGCCCTCTACCAGCTTCCCCAGGTCACGGGCAACGAGACGGCGCCGGAGACCTTCGCCCGGCTTGCCGCCCGCTACCCCAATCTCATCCTCTTCAAGGATTCGAGCGGCGCCGACCGCATCGCCCTCTCCGGCGTCGACGCGGGGGGCGTGTTCCTCGTGCGCGGCGCCGAGGGCGACTATGCCCGCTGGCTGCGCCCGGGCGGCGGGGCGTATGACGGCTTTCTGCTGAGCACCGCCAACAGCTTCCCGGCGGGGTTGCTGGGCGTCGTCAACGGCATCCGGGAGGGGCGCCTCGACGAGGCGGCGCGGATCTCCGCGGCGATCTCCGGCGCCGTGGCCGAGGTCTTCGCCCTCGTCGCGGAGATCCCCTGCGGCAATGCCTTCACCAACGCCAACAAGGCCATCGAGCACTTCATGGCCTTCGGCCCGAAGGCGGCGGGCCGGGAGGGCCCCATGCTGCACGGGGGCATCCGGATCCCGGCCGGCATCATCGCGGCGACGGGCGAGTCGCTGCGGCGCCACGGCCTGATGCCGGAAAGAGGGTACCTGGAGTGA
- a CDS encoding thioredoxin, protein MEKHTVAVAFDGSRTSAGALAEALAKGGYPPEGPPRPLASMPAAPERPLVGKVAQGSLFRDYPSFLSPYRDYTPRKDAVDKIAAVRGSYDLLVFFGTWSPDSLREVPRLLRALDAAGNKDLRLALYGVDRDKREGLGMSEKFGVRSVPTVVVLRDGIERGRIVERPRRSMEEDLLEILMKD, encoded by the coding sequence ATGGAAAAACACACCGTCGCCGTTGCCTTCGACGGCAGCCGGACAAGCGCGGGCGCGCTGGCCGAGGCACTCGCGAAGGGCGGCTACCCGCCCGAGGGTCCCCCCCGGCCGCTTGCCTCCATGCCGGCTGCACCCGAACGCCCGCTCGTGGGAAAAGTCGCGCAGGGCAGCCTGTTCCGCGACTACCCGTCCTTCTTAAGCCCTTACCGCGACTACACGCCCCGGAAGGACGCCGTAGACAAGATTGCCGCCGTGCGGGGCTCTTACGATCTCCTCGTCTTCTTCGGGACCTGGTCCCCGGATTCGCTGCGCGAGGTCCCCCGGCTGCTGCGCGCTCTCGATGCGGCGGGCAACAAGGACCTCCGGCTCGCCCTCTACGGCGTGGACCGGGACAAGAGGGAAGGCCTGGGGATGTCGGAGAAGTTCGGGGTCCGGAGCGTGCCGACGGTGGTCGTCCTTCGCGACGGCATCGAGCGGGGCCGGATCGTGGAGAGGCCGCGCCGTTCGATGGAAGAGGACCTCCTGGAGATCCTCATGAAAGACTGA
- a CDS encoding DUF4197 domain-containing protein, with translation MRKQAAAVAMCLFAAVSAARAADMTDLLKAVPVPAVTGTAQDSGTVASGLKEALSVGTKNAVGLLSKKDGYFGNEAVRILLPENLRRVGDALRMAGYRKEVDAFILSMNRAAERAAPKAADIFAGAIREMSIGDAQKILGGGNTAATEYFRSKTSPRLFEAFKPEISQSMNEVGVTKAYKAMTDRYASMMPFVKMDALDLDKYVTDKSLEGLFTMVGQEETKIRTNPAARTTELLRKVFTK, from the coding sequence ATGAGAAAACAGGCTGCTGCGGTCGCGATGTGTCTTTTCGCCGCCGTGTCCGCCGCCCGGGCGGCCGACATGACGGATCTGCTCAAGGCCGTCCCGGTGCCCGCCGTGACGGGCACGGCGCAGGACTCCGGCACCGTCGCCTCGGGCCTGAAGGAGGCCCTCTCCGTGGGCACGAAGAATGCCGTGGGCCTGCTGTCGAAAAAGGACGGCTACTTCGGCAACGAGGCCGTGAGGATCCTCCTGCCCGAGAATCTGCGCCGCGTGGGCGACGCCCTGCGCATGGCGGGCTACCGGAAGGAGGTGGACGCCTTCATCCTCAGCATGAACCGGGCGGCGGAGAGGGCGGCGCCGAAGGCGGCCGACATCTTCGCCGGGGCCATCCGCGAGATGTCCATCGGCGATGCGCAGAAGATCCTGGGCGGCGGCAACACGGCGGCCACGGAGTACTTCCGGTCGAAGACCTCGCCGCGGCTCTTCGAGGCCTTCAAGCCCGAGATCTCGCAGAGCATGAACGAGGTGGGCGTGACGAAGGCCTACAAGGCCATGACCGACCGGTACGCGTCGATGATGCCCTTCGTGAAGATGGACGCCCTCGATCTCGACAAGTACGTGACGGACAAGTCCCTCGAAGGCCTGTTTACCATGGTGGGGCAGGAGGAGACGAAGATCCGCACCAACCCCGCCGCGAGGACGACGGAGCTGCTCAGGAAGGTCTTCACGAAGTAG
- a CDS encoding lipocalin family protein, with translation MQSGRRADIAGLPVRNGAAVLAAAVLCAALCACAGPAAFDPAKAPPTVARVDPARYQGTWYEIARLPMWFQRSCLRSQATYGLLETGGLSVLNECETAAGGRESITGTARAVDGGKNARLEVRFDSWFAPLIPSQPQGNYWVLYLDEAYQTVIVGTPDRRNLWIMARTPSLDEARYAELVAIARGLGYDTEKLIRRK, from the coding sequence ATGCAGAGTGGACGACGGGCAGACATCGCGGGACTTCCTGTCCGAAACGGGGCAGCGGTTCTCGCCGCGGCGGTTCTTTGCGCGGCCCTGTGCGCCTGCGCGGGCCCGGCGGCGTTCGACCCGGCGAAGGCCCCCCCGACGGTCGCCCGCGTCGATCCCGCCCGCTACCAGGGGACCTGGTACGAGATCGCCAGGCTCCCGATGTGGTTCCAGCGCAGCTGCCTTCGCTCCCAGGCCACCTACGGGCTCCTCGAGACGGGCGGGCTCTCCGTGCTGAACGAGTGCGAGACCGCCGCCGGGGGCAGGGAATCCATCACCGGCACGGCCCGCGCGGTGGACGGGGGGAAAAACGCCAGGCTGGAGGTCCGTTTCGACAGCTGGTTCGCGCCCCTCATCCCGTCACAGCCCCAGGGGAATTACTGGGTCCTCTATCTCGACGAGGCCTATCAGACGGTGATCGTCGGGACGCCGGACCGCCGCAACCTCTGGATCATGGCCCGGACGCCGTCCCTCGACGAGGCGCGCTATGCCGAGCTTGTCGCGATCGCCCGCGGGCTGGGCTACGACACGGAAAAGCTGATCAGGAGAAAGTGA